Genomic window (Toxotes jaculatrix isolate fToxJac2 chromosome 10, fToxJac2.pri, whole genome shotgun sequence):
GATGGGTTTCTGAGTGACGCCATCAGTGAGATGCATCCACAGACACGGGGAAGAAAATGACCCAACATGACTGAGAGCTTTATGAGGAGATCAACatgaaaagttgtttttgtgcctaaaacTGCAcgaaacacaaaatgttttttatctCAAGAGGGAAAGCTGCCTGGTAGCTCAGAGTGCAGAATTAGTCATTAGCTCCAGTGCTGTGGTCAGCGCCATGGATTGTTTTACACTGAAACTACTGGAATAAACACCAGTTATAAGGTGACACAGCTCACACTGCTACTGTGTGGGAGTCGATAACAGCTGATAGAGGAGCAGACCGATGGGTTtggatggaaaatggaaaatatcaTGCTGTTATTCTTATAGTTAAGCAGCTTTCCCTCCCGCCCACACATGATCGGCTGCTGTCGGATtgattaaatgtaaaatcttcCTCTACAAATTAACTGTAGCTGTCAGAGGGTAAAAAGTGTCTCACTGGGATGCAGTGATATAGAAGTCAAAGTTTAGTTTCAAGTCTTTTATGATTTTGTGCGATCAGATTCATGACCCAAGTACACccctctgttttaaagtgtgttactttaataaaatagaaattatATAAGCTGGTCATACAAATGACcagtttaaaaaccaaaaagctaaaacatcaataaaaaaaaaaatcacacaaaagaTAATTTCTAAACTTTGAACAGCACAATATCAGACATTTATTCACACAGTTAAATTATTAAACAAATATatcctttaattaaaaaaaaaaaatgctggtatGCCTGGTATAGCTGCTCAGTAGAGACTGCATAGGGGTAACATTAGTGTGCAAGTCTGCTGTGAATGGAGTGAGTGCAAGAAAGATGGAGATGCTCAGATGATGTTGTGGAGGAGAGCGAAGGCCAGAGCGATGAgggtcagtgaggaggaggagacggacgCAGAGGATCCAGACACCATGAAGGGCTCGGTGTTTCTGAGCATCCAGTCCTTCTCCTCACGTAGTCCCTGCTTGTCCAGTTCTGGACCCACCAGCTTCCGGATGGTCTCGTAGTATTTATTTAGCCACTGAAGCTGAAGAGAGAAGACGAACCAAGAAGCTTTGTTACAAATAAACTGGATGAACTTCATTCAAAATGggagaaaacactgagaaaacacttaaaaaatgACTTGTTCTAATGTGAACTGCAGTGTTCCACAGGGGTCAGTGCTTGGatcacttttgttttgtgtgttgctgaaagtagaagaagaagaagtcctTATGCGATTTACGTAAATAAAAGAACCAATACCGCAATGGGAAAATACTCTATGGAGTAAAGGTTTTGCATTCAAACCTCAGTAAAATTACAGAAGTGTTATCAACTAAATTATCAAAAGGAAAATTACTCATTGTGCATGAAATGGGCCCTGTGACGGATATTTTATGAAATGGCAAtactgttgcatcagtgtgtaagCACCCTCACATCTGTTGTGTGCATAGGTCGCTGATGTGCACTACAAATAATTTGAAGttgaagaaaaaagataaactCAGTTTGCTGAAATCTGGCCAACAGAGGACACagttcctgtttgtgtctgaaaatgaTTACACTTGTTTTCTGTATTATGATGCTACAGAAATATCTTTTTGTctaaaaaagaaaccaaacgCAGAAGTTAAACTTCACACgtggttttgttttcacagagtATACTTTGATCTCTGAGCTGCAAAGAAGCTAAGACCTGAAGTGTTGAAGGGGGATTTTAAGAGGAAGCTCTTCATGGTGTCACTCTGTGATACCTAAAGGTATTTACATATTAAAGCAGGAAACTGACTTCACCACTAAGGAAATAAACTTAAGTTTCTGGGCAGGAATTTATTTAATGTGTTGATGTGCTGGTTAAGCACTTCTTAGTATCTCCTTAAAAAAGCATGGTGGTGACTTTCCAGTAATTTCTTAAACGTACAGAAGTCCTCTTGAAAAGAAGCGGATGGATTTGCAGTCATATACTATTTCTTACCTGTTCTGAGCTGAGGAGAGACGTGTCAATCAGCTTTCTGTCATATGGAACCAGTGACACTGTGTCAAAGGTCAGAAAGTTGTGACCATACTGAGGGGAAGCAGAACACATGGAGGCAGATGTTATTTACAAAGTAATGATCTTACGTTACAAACATAACACTCGAAATGGGAAACTATAGACGTGAAGTTCTGTCTTAGTGAATCTACCTTTGTTTGGATGGGTATGACCACAACAACATCTTCAATCCGGATCCCAAAGTCGTTCTCCTTGTAATATCCAGGCTCTTAAAGAAAACCATTAATAAGTTTGGTATTTTCTTTTGACATTCTGTCATTTGAGCATTGAAACGCACTACATGTGAAGTTAATTTCCTTTAACATGATCATGACTTGGTTATCTTTTATGGGTGTGGTATTCTCACCTATAGATGTGAACATGCCTGCTCTGAAGGGAATGTTGTTGCCCTGAAAGCCAACTGGCCCTGCAAAAATATTGCAAAATTACATGATTAAACATATAGATGATATCACAGAAAActaagtgaaaaaacaaaacaaaacagctcgGTTTTGTTGAGCAGCATAGGTGTACTCAAACACCACATAATGTTATTAATTTTCTCACTCACAGGATATTAGCACCACAGTGTAATGAATATCAATGTAATGTAAATTCTCAAACAGCCTCGTGTGCATCACAATCATGATGCTTTTGAAGATCATGGAGCATTGAAATCTGCCTCTGCTTCTGACTTCTGTTTTAGAGCAAtggatttctgcttttattggAAGGTGAAGATGTCACTGCTGAATACCAGTTGTACAACTGGTAAAATTTGAAGAACaagtggaaaataaaaggaGACGTACACTCATGAACTCCAAAGTAGTTTCCAACACCATGACCGGTGCCGTGGCCATAGTTCAGGCCCACCTCCCACAATGCCCGGCGACCCAGCATCTCCATGTTTACACCTGTTGATAAACAAAAGCCACAAAGAGAGCTCAACCCAAACGACCTGCTGCCGATACAGAAACACATCAACTTAAAATTGATGACAACAAGTGGAGACACGGGGCTCTCTAGTGGTGAAACAGGGAAAGGTTTCAGAGTACATCTCATTTTAAACATGTATGAGTATCTTCCAGACCCACCTCTTGTCCCAGAGGGAAATATAGTTCGAGATATCTCTATGTTTCCCATGAGCACTCGAGTGAAGGCCTCCTGTGAAGTGAGACATGTGGTTAATGACAGAGCAATGGTATTTTAAAGGAACAGGTCGGATTATGTGGCTTTTTACAGCCAAAAGTCAAAGAAGAGTAACGATTATACAAACATCTGCACTATAACACTACACTTTCTCACTGTAACACACTTTCTATATATTCCTATTTATCAGTATATTCTCTTATCGTACAGCTGTTGTTATACTATCCCATTATACTATATATCACAGTATATGTACTATATGTACTGTGCATACATCACTTTAGTTACTTTATTTTGTACTGAATGTTATAATGTCATATCatacctttttttaaaaaaatatattaattcaatccattatattatattatattatattatattatattatattatattatattatattatattatattatatcacTACACTATGTTGGGAGTCATTCTTGCACATTCACCTCACTCATTAACCACAGACTGCATGTGActtctgatttcattttactgCACACTTTTCTGTTCTCTACTTACTGTTTCCCTTCTCGTTTCTGCATagagatttaatttcattttgatttgctGCTGTAACGCCTGATCGGGTCACGGATCAATAAAGTCTCATTTTATCTTGTCATAAGTAAGTTAATAAGTAAATATTCCAAAGGGAACCgatttttcttgtgtgtcttgAATTTGAATATGGACATAAATATAACACTCATACTTTCAATGTGACACTGAAAGCATTACCTTTTGCATTGCAGTGGGGGTTCCCCAGTGAACTGTCCGAGTGATGTCAGTGGTCCCATCTCTAGTAGTAGCAGTATTAGCAGTAGTGAGAGACATGCTGACTCATTTCAAATGCAAGCAAcgtgaagtgaaactgaagagtgtgagctgagtgtgtttttacTCACAGATACTGGCCACCAGAGTCGACCAGGTACATCTCATCAACTGTCAACCTCCTGCTGGTTTCTTCTGTTGGgctgcaacagaaaaacaggaaataaaagcagCACTACAACCCTCTGATGGTAGCTGCAGAGCAAGTAAACAACCAGTGCCAGTGTTGGAGTTCTAGCCCATTAGGTTTTACATTACTGTTGACCATTTTCTAAAGCATGCCTTCAGTTTGCATTGATTTCTTACTTCTtgggttgttttattttccatttattcaagtattttaaaagcacattttgcatttatttgattGTATCTATGGATTTAATACCTTTTCAATGTCTCAACAATCAAAGAATGACAGTCACTGTCGTTACTTCCCAGCTATATATAATAATAGTCAATAGTAATATAAGTAATTAGTTAATGGATCAGGACCTGGATAAGTGACAGAAAGTTTATAGATGGATTAaccaattaaaaaatatttaacttgttaaaaaataatcaaCTAACTTTagttaatttaagttttttgcTAAAATTTTCCACTATGAGTCAACAAGCTTCCAAGCTACTGTGcccacactgacagaaagtCCACAAAAAGGGATTAGTCAACCAGTTGCACCAGTCTCTCTTGTAGTTTATAGGGGTACAGCATAGTCACTTTAGTCCTTAGCTAACATTACTTCAGCAGGAGTAAACTGTGTACTcactggggactattttcagtggttgATTAGTACACATTTGATGCAACAGATGGTATTTGTACAACAGGACAATGTACTGTACGGGGATCTGACTCAAAATGAACTACAGTGCCAGTGTGAGTGGTAATGAGAGAAAACCCAGTGCAACAGTTTGGCTTATTGATGTGCTTTGGACAATGAAGCTCTATGGCAGTGTGATAGCTTATAAATTCATtgttagttttggtcttttgatGTGATCTTAATGTTGTCACCAgtaaaaatatagaatattacCAGTGTTGActtttaatgaatattttttaattaatctttttcataatgtctgtgttttaattaGGTTTTTCTTCTGGGTATTGGAAGACATGAACACAAGGATCTGAAAGGTTACTTTTCAAACTATGCtttgaaaagacaaagatgaaatAATTATAAACTATGAAATGAattataaactaaaaaaaaaaaagaaaagactatGAGTTAATCTTACCTGTAGTGGGCAAGAGCAGCATTGGGACCACTTGCAGAGATAGTTTCAAAGCTTGGGCCTCTGCTGTCCTTCTGTTTGCTGTAATGATGATTATATTAGCTGTGGATTCCCACCATGAAGTGAGTGCATTTATAACTCTTGTATACTATTTCTGGattttagtgttgttttttttttccattaatggACATTTCTGAGTTTGAACTTTATTCTCTTTATGACTCTGCTTTGTGATATATTTTCTACCCTCTTGAGCTCTCATACTGTGTCAGCTCTCCTTCAtcttgtgtatttatgtgcgCACTCACCTGCGACACTTATTGACGTATTCTGAAGCAGTCAGCTCAGTCTCCTTCCCCTCAGGCACAGCCTTCTCCAGCCACATCAGCAGCTGGATGACTGCGATGGCATCCCTCACCTGCAGAGAGCCACAGCGACATGCAGACTGAGAATTGGCAGACTGAGAATGTTGCCGGGCTGTTCAGACATCTTCGGACAGGGTGATAAATGTATCAGGGTGTGTGTTCACTGAAGTGTTAAAGCTATGATAAAAAAATGATTCATAACTGTCCCACTCGTTTGACACAAGTTCTAAGTTCTGTAAAGATGATGGTCTCACATAAATGTATCAGAGGCTCATATCTGGTCGAGCAACATTAAAGCTTCATAATTAACAACCACAACTGTTTCTTCACGAGTAATTACACAGTAActatgtgggtgtgtgcattTACGCGGTGTTTTGTTTGTAGATAGCCGgagtatgtctgtgtgcagatgACGTACATGAGCATCTCTCAGGATTCGCTGCTCAGTCTCATCTTTTATGGCTTTAGTCGTCAACACAGGAGAGTAGGAGCTTGTCATGAGTTTGTCCTACAGGATGCAGAGAAACAATTACAATTAAGGCAAACAATATATactataatattatatatacaaTAAT
Coding sequences:
- the xpnpep2 gene encoding xaa-Pro aminopeptidase 2 — protein: MPSCGWLLALSLAALAGNTIGAVAERTERNCTLSPPYLPSTAVNTTLQLQELRERMLPLNISAYVIPGTDAHLSEYIAPRDARMAFMTGFTGSAGTAVVTQTKAALWTDSRYWVQAERQMDCNWELEKDVSISSVAEWLISEVPPSGQIGFDPFLFSLKTQEDYDVNLESSNRSLKSIPANLVDQVWKKRPAIPSDNLTRLPDRVIQRSWQMKVDLIRNQMRDNPYQPTALLLSALDETAWLFNLRGNDIPYNPFFYSYTLLTMDKIWLFLHTDRVTEDLRVYLNASCDGSHCVQLKSYDTVLDHLKNYVAQPGVKVWIGTEYTNYALYEIITPEDKLMTSSYSPVLTTKAIKDETEQRILRDAHVRDAIAVIQLLMWLEKAVPEGKETELTASEYVNKCRSKQKDSRGPSFETISASGPNAALAHYSPTEETSRRLTVDEMYLVDSGGQYLDGTTDITRTVHWGTPTAMQKEAFTRVLMGNIEISRTIFPSGTRGVNMEMLGRRALWEVGLNYGHGTGHGVGNYFGVHEWPVGFQGNNIPFRAGMFTSIEPGYYKENDFGIRIEDVVVVIPIQTKYGHNFLTFDTVSLVPYDRKLIDTSLLSSEQLQWLNKYYETIRKLVGPELDKQGLREEKDWMLRNTEPFMVSGSSASVSSSSLTLIALAFALLHNII